aagtcccttccaactctatgattctaaactaATGTATGctggagctcaccactttaatgccagcagctcacaaagtagaacttttgctcacaagactctgcagccttGGGGGAACATTGGCCCGAACAGAGAAGACTGTGAAGTTGGACCCAAGAGGCCTCCCCAAGGGAAAAACAGGCCGCATGCCAAGAAAGGGCCAGAGTACTGATGGATCAGAACAAAATTTGGCACACAGACACCCTCCCCAGTTGCAGACAGCATGGTTCCTTATGACAAATCCCAGGCCACACTTGATTTCCTGAAGGTCTGCGCGCTGGGCATGGGATTCTAGCTGCTGCTGTACGTACCACGGCCATCAAGTGCCCCCGGGTCGGGGGTCGCCTGGAGTGCTGGATCTTTGCCCTGTCGCGCGTCGGGTGGGCGAGATAGCTCTCCTCCTCCACAGTCACCTGAAATGCAAGACAAGGGCCCATCAGCCACCGCATGGAGAGGCTTCACCCACGCTCGATGAGGCAACTGGACCCCAGCTGAGAGATCTCGGTGAATAATTCATCTCTTCCGTGTTGCCTTTCCATGGGCAGAGCCTCCATTCGCTGGTCAAAGAGCTCTCCTGCCTATCCATTACTCACAACAAGCAGCTGGAATATCTCAAGGGAGGTGGGCTCATCGCAGAGCTGGACCACCGGGAAGGGGCTACCGGCAAACGCTCCACTCAGCCCGGTGCCCACCTAGCCAAGAATAGCAGGATGCGTCTGTCCTCCGGtgctccctctcagctgagtttgtatgagctagctcacagtcttttcaacctccagctcacgcatttttatcttagctcaggaaaaatggctccagagcaggggtggccagactgtggcttggaTGAACtttggtttacaagataatgcacgggatggagaaagtagagaaagaagtccttttctccctttctcacaatacgagaactcgtgggcattcgatgaaattgctgagcagtcagattaaaacggataaaaggaagtccttcttcgcccaaagggtgattaacacgaggaattcactgccacaggaggtggtggcggctacaagcatagccagcttcaagagaggattggataaaaatatggagcagaggtccatcagtggctattagccaaagtgtgtatatatgtgtgtgtgtgtgtgtgacatagagtgttggactggatgggccattggcctgatccaacatggcttctcttatgttcaagggTCAGCTTAGCCCAGCGCTTCCTTCGCAACAAAcgaaattctccatgattttctatgggaataaatctccatagggaataacggagtacccagcagacatttccctcccctcccttgctttctgacgaccctgaagcggggggagggcctccaaatggggggatcccctgcccccacctggggattggcaaccctactttgatcagtctactaatcaCACCGAATGCCCTTgaaacagcgggggggggggtgttatattCGGCTATGGGAACATTCCAGACACAACCGTTGGGCATTATGTAATATAAAGCAGAAATGTGACTGCTGCTTTTGGAACAGGTGGTGTCTTGCCacaatgatgggggggggggcccacGCAGACGTTTGGCTTTGGGCAGCCACCAACCAAAACGGTGGCTGCTGTGAAACGGGCCGCCGTCCCGTGGAGCCCTCGAGCGCATGGGCCCTTCTGCAGCCTCCCGGAGCGCCATAAGAAAAGCTCTTGAAAAGCAGAGCGGCTGCTCCTGCCACCGCATCTCCCTGCCAAAGCCGGCTGCAAAGAGCAAACGATGGGGGCTGGCTTCTCCCAAATTTAGCAGCAACCAAAACACAGCGCTccctttcccacttctccaccacGTGCGGAATGAGTCACGACACACAgacagcagggggagaggggaggcagaTGGCTGCAGAGGATCACAGACAACAACTGCGGTCTCCGGTTTCTTTCCTTCTGGCAggcaggagaaggggaaggggaaggaggcaggcccATCTCCAGCCCAGTGGCACGGGTGGCAAGGTGTATGCCACCTACCAGCACCCCAGAGACCAGCCCATGACGTCCCCGACACCTCCAGAAGATGTGTCAAAACAGCATGCTCACAGCCCGCTGGACTTGTacctgggagacctgagttcggATCCCCACTCAGCATAAAgctcctttgaagaagaagaagacggtagatttataccccattcttctctctgaatcagattctcagagcggctcacaatctcctttatcttcttctcccacaacagacaccctgtgaggtgggtggggctgagagagctctcccagaagctgccctttcaaggacagagtctcagagcggcctacaatctcctttcccttcctcccccacaacagacaccctgcaaagtGGGtgggggctaagagggctctcccagcagctgccctttcaaagacagaatctcagagtggcctacaatttcctttcccttcctccgtgcacaacagacaccctgtgaggtgagtggtctgagagagctcttacagcagctgcccttttcaaggacaactcctgcagagctctggctgacccaaggccattccaacaggtgcaagtggaggagtggggaatcaaacccggttctcccagataagagtctgcgctctttaaccactacaccaaactacgcAGAttaaagagagctatggctgacccaaggccattccagcaggtgcaagtggaggagtggggaatcaaacccggttctcccagataagagtccgcacacttaaccactacacccaactggctctccaggaggtcCCCGGGAGCTCCCTGCTCTGATCTGGGGGTAGCGGCCAAGGAATTCCCAGAGACAAAGCTGGCAACTCACCTCATCCAAGATGCGGTTCTTTGCCCGGGTTATAGCGGAGTTGAGGGCGTTGATCCAGGACTCCTTCTCCTCAGGACTCACAGCCAGGAAGACCAGGTTTGGGGGCCTAGGGGAGAAGGGACATGTGGCAGCAACCAGGAGGAGGGTTTTGACTAGAGCATCCTAAAGTGACGGAAACTGCAGCCTCCTGCTCCAGGTGGACAGAGAGCTCAAATGCCAAATCTCTTAGAAGAACCGGAttcgaatccagcagcaccttagagaccaacaatgtCTCTTGTATAAGTAGAAGTCAAGTCGGGGGTACAAGTCAAGTTCAAGAACTTTTAATGGCTGCCGTTTGACCTTCCCCCCACTCAGCCCAATCGGGTTGTCTCCTCCACCGGGCCGCAGCTCTCCCAGGTCCCAGGCTTTGCCCCAGAGAGGCCAGGACCAAGCCTCAGTTCTCTCCATGAGCTGTGAACCATCCAGCTTCAGCCTAGGCCCACCaaatctgggttgagaaattccaggagatttgggggtggagcctggtgaaaggaggggcctcagtgaacacattcagccgggtcttcggaccctgcactggcttccagtaatataccgagtccggtacaaggtgctggttatcacctttaaagccctatatggcttgggacctgtctacctgaaggaccgtctttccccgcacgttccccagagagtactgaggtcgggaacacaaaatctccttactatccctgggccgaaggaagcccggttgaagtccaccagagaaagggctttctctgttatggcccctacatggtggaatcagctgccggaagaggtgagggccctgcgggaccttgttcagttccgcagggcctgtaagacgaccctcttccggctagcctttacttagcttgagaattttactgtaacttgctggattccttttatatatagctgaaatatttatgtgtattaataactagggttttatctgttttatctgttttatctgttttaaatatggatccctttatatgtgtaattttgatggatctactattggaagccgccctgagccacttgtgggaagggcgggatataaatcttaaataaataaataaataaataatgccacAGCGTTCACCCTCCaaggtagtctggagatcagctggggttccaggaggtctccaggacccacctggagttggcaaccctaagccctatCTCGGTGGTGCCGTAGAGCTCCTGGAGGAGACCTACCGTGTTCCCAGGCTCCTTGGAGTGCGAGAGCAAGAACTTGCTGTGGTTCTTTTTGCTCCGGCTTTTGGATTTCCGGAGCTCTTCACATTTCTCGTAGTCATTCAAGTCAAACACTTCCTGGATGGTTTTCTCGTCTTTCACCTGCAGATGGAGAAAAAGCACAAACAGAGATGCTGTCTTTTGCATGCCAAGGGAAAAGTGCTGAGCCGGTCTCCTCTACAGGTACCAAaggaagaaagtttgagtccagtgacgcctttgagaccaacaaaatgtctcacagagtggccaagcagttcctctggagggccaacaacagggcagaggggccgaggccttcccctgagaagagccctgctgggtcagaccagggagggtccatttgtctggtctcctgtctcacacagtggccaacccgttgctctggagggccaacaagagggcagagagactgaggccttcccctgagaagaacatctgaagagccctgctgggtcagaccagggagggtccatctagtccagcctcctgtctcacacaggggccagccagttcctctggagggccaacaacagggcagagaggccgaggcctccccctgagaagaacctcagaagagccctgctgcgtcagaccagggagtgtccatctagtccagcctcctgtctcacacaggggccagccagttcctctggagggccaacaacagggcagagaggccgaggccttcccctgagaagaacatcagagggctctgctgggtcagaccagggagggtccatctagtccagcctcctgtctcatatagtggccagccagttcctctggagggccaacaacaggacagagaggccgaggccttcccctgggaagaacatcagagggctctgctgggtcagaccagtgagagtccatctagtccagcctcctgtctcacacgggggccagccagttcctctggagggccaacaacagggcagagaggccaaggccttcccctgagaagaacattagaagagccctgctgggtcagaccagggagggtccatctagtccagcctcctgtctcacacagaggccaaccagttcctctggagggccagcaacagggcagtgaggccgaggccttcccatgagaagaacattagaagagccctgctgggtcagaccagagaaggtccatctagtcctgcctcctgtctcacacagtagccagcctgttcctctggagggccaacaacagggcagagaggccgaggccttcccctggctctgggattcagagaattagtgccgttgaatgtggaggttctcctcagtcaccatgactagtggCCAATGCATCAACTGCTGACATATCTGTGTGTCTATAACAGACTAAAAAACGTTTGCCTACAGGCTCTGCAGACTGAGCTGCTGTAAAAGGTACGGCAGTCACAAGGGGAATGTTTTCTCCTGGCCTGTTGGCAAGCCCACCGctcgctctctcagccccaaatgCAAGACGGAATAATACCGACCTACTCCGCAAAGCTGTTGTAAACGTAACTTTATGCTAAAGCACATAACCACTCCCAAGTTCCACAAAGATGGCAAGTAAGATTTATGATCAGAAAATATTGCGAAGCTTCTTCTTATCTGAGCAGCTGATGGAGTTTGCGGGCTAATTCCCAACAACACCTCTGCGATggggaatcctagagttggaagggacctccagggtcatctagtccaaccccctgaacaatgcaggaaactcacaaatacctccccctaaattcacaggatcttcattgctgtcagatggccatctagcctctgttgaaaaccccccaaggaaggagagcccaccacctcctgaggaagcttgttccactgaggaaccactcttaacagtcatagaatcctagagttggaaaggacctccagggttatctagtccaaccccctgcacaatgcaggaaactcacaaacacctccccctaaattcacaggatcttcattgcagtcagatggccatctagcctctgttgaaaaccccccaaggaagaagagcccaccacctcccaaggaggaaccactgaggaactgctcttaacagtcatagaatcatagaactggaagagacctccagagtcacctagtccaatcccttgcaaattgcaggaaactcacaaacacctccccctcaattcacaggatcttcatcactgtcagatggccatctagcctctgtttcaaaacctccaaggaaggagagcccaccacctcctgaggaagcctcttccactgaggaatcgctctaacggtcaggaagttcttcttaatgttgagccggaaactcttttgatttaatttcaactcggtggttctggtcctgccttctggggccacagaaagcaattctgcaccatcctctctaggacagcccttcaggtacttgaagatggtgatcaggaAAGGGTTACAGATCCTCCCAAGGAAGAGAGCCAAGCTGAATTCTTCAGGCCTCTAAAATGACTCCTGAAAGATGCACAGCTTCTCTCCCAGTAGTTCACAGGCAGAGACGTGTGAGAAGATATtcctcctcagtggaacacgcaGAAGGAACAGCCTGAGGGAGAGGATTATTTATAGCctggtatttggggggggggggtgttgggctGTTTGCTTTGCTTCCtccttttttggggagggcaaCACACAGCAGGGGCTCAAAGTATCCCGCCAGCCTCTCCAGAAACTCACTCCAAGCAATGCTCTTCCCCAGCGTATCTGAATCACAACGCAGGACCAAAGCAGGGAAACCCTCTggaccagggttgtcaaacatgcagtttgagggccgaatcaggcccccgggcaactggcccccttctccctctatcttgcttccttctgcataacagctagctttgcaaagcttgctcagtcgtacaggagctacagagcaaagcctctagattctccaatggctgaggcaATGGGTAGGAAGCGAGGgaaggacagcttgctttgccaagctctcaattgcacagcagaactactgagccaagcctcttttccttctattggctgaggctcctccccctcctggtcccctggagaaggaaggaaagagccagagcttcctttgcccagttccctggatcccacgggagaaatacaaagaaagc
Above is a genomic segment from Heteronotia binoei isolate CCM8104 ecotype False Entrance Well unplaced genomic scaffold, APGP_CSIRO_Hbin_v1 ptg002125l, whole genome shotgun sequence containing:
- the LOC132565930 gene encoding pleckstrin homology domain-containing family O member 1-like, with protein sequence MKKTAAASKRGPAEGGPGGPAVPSAAPEKVGWVRKFCGKGLFRQLWKQRYVLLRGEQLFVAEKEVKDEKTIQEVFDLNDYEKCEELRKSKSRSKKNHSKFLLSHSKEPGNTAPNLVFLAVSPEEKESWINALNSAITRAKNRILDEVTVEEESYLAHPTRDRAKIQHSRRPPTRGHLMAVASTSTSDGMLTLDLIQEEDTSLD